Proteins found in one Plectropomus leopardus isolate mb chromosome 9, YSFRI_Pleo_2.0, whole genome shotgun sequence genomic segment:
- the ubxn1 gene encoding UBX domain-containing protein 1 — translation MAELTTLESLLEMGFDRNRAEKAVANTGNQGIEQAMDWLMEHENDPDIDEPYVPPVGNVLGGTADSQSTTEQPSLADTAEGENISYDDGGESAKRPMTEEEKLEQVKRLEELMRVKQAERRERERAEELEREKQRRKQGQELQQIRQKLQDDDMKKLAEQRRREKMEDKMARQRVKEKIARDREERAQKFGGGGPTSTATSSQPAQPSPSSPTSHGPPPTKKEYDESRIQVRLLDGSIITAVFKAQEPLAAVRVYVQVNGNTPEGQDFTLLSPYPRHVYTELDMEKPLKELGLVPSASLVVTKK, via the exons ATGGCAGAGCTAACAACATTAGAGAGCCTGCTGGAGATGGGCTTTGACAGAAACAGAGC GGAAAAGGCGGTGGCCAACACAGGGAACCAGGGGATAGAGCAAGCCATGGACTG GTTAATGGAGCATGAGAATGACCCAGACATCGATGAGCCGTATGTGCCCCCTGTGGGGAACGTCCTGGGAGGAACAGCAGACAGCCAGTCCACCACAGAACAGCCGTCACTAGCAGACACCGCTGAAG GTGAAAATATCAGCTACGATGACGGCGGCGAGAGTGCAAAGAGGCCaatgacagaggaagagaaacttGAGCAAGTTAAAAG GCTAGAGGAGCTGATGCGGGTGAAGCAGGCGGAGAGACGAGAGCGAGAGCGGGCGGAGGAGTTGGAGAGGGAGAAGCAGCGGAGGAAACAGGGCCAGGAGCTTCAGCAGATTCGCCAAAAGCTGCAGGATGATGATATGAAAAAACTTGCTGAGCAGCGCAGGAGAGAGAAGATGGAGGACAAAATGGCAAG gcaaagggttaaagaaaagaTTGCacgagacagagaggagagagcgcAGAAG TTTGGAGGTGGTGGACCCACAAGCACTGCCACATCATCCCAACCTGCCCAACCCAGCCCCTCGTCACCCACCAGTCACGGCCCTCCACCCACTAAAAAGGAGTATGACGAGTCCAGGATACAG GTACGTTTGCTGGATGGCTCGATCATCACAGCAGTCTTCAAGGCCCAGGAGCCGTTGGCTGCAGTGCGCGTGTACGTGCAGGTAAACGGCAACACACCCGAGGGTCAGGACTTCACGCTACTGTCACCCTATCCCCGCCACGTCTACACCGAACTGGACATGGAGAAGCCCCTCAAAGAACTGG gtttggtGCCTTCCGCTTCGCTGGTTGTTACCAAAAAGTGA